Proteins co-encoded in one Malus sylvestris chromosome 9, drMalSylv7.2, whole genome shotgun sequence genomic window:
- the LOC126582568 gene encoding eukaryotic initiation factor 4A-3-like, which translates to MAPFATSDGIEAIMSFDEMGLKDDVLQGIYEYGYEKPSAIQQRAVRRIIEGYDVIAQSQSGTGKTSMIALTACQLVDTSCREVQALILCPTRELAAQTEKVILAIGNHMNIQAHACIGGKSVAEDIRKLEHGVHVVCGTPGRVHDMIKRRSLRTRAIKLLFLDESDEMLSRSFKDQIYNVYRYLPPELQVCLISATLPHEILEMTSKFMTDPVRILVKRDELTLEGIKQFFVSVEREEWKFDTLCDLYDTLTITQAVIFCNTKRKVDWLTEKMRSNNFTVSSMHADMPQKERDVITQEFRAGNTRVLITTDVWARGLDVQQVSLVINYDLPNNRELYIHRIGRSGRFGRKGVAINFVRTNDIKILRDIEQYYSTQIDEMPMNVGDLI; encoded by the exons ATGGCGCCATTCGCGACTTCTGATGGGATAGAGGCGATCATGAGCTTCGATGAGATGGGGTTGAAGGATGATGTGCTCCAAGGCATCTACGAATATGGGTACGAAAAGCCCTCCGCCATCCAGCAACGGGCGGTCAGGCGCATTATCGAGGGTTATGATGTCATAGCCCAGTCCCAGTCAGGTACCGGCAAAACCTCCATGATTGCCCTTACCGCTTGCCAACTCGTCGACACCTCCTGCCGAGAGGTTCAGGCTTTGATATTGTGTCCCACTAGGGAACTGGCGGCACAGACGGAGAAGGTGATATTAGCAATTGGAAATCACATGAACATACAAGCGCATGCTTGCATCGGAGGCAAAAGCGTGGCTGAGGATATTCGAAAGCTTGAGCACGGAGTTCATGTGGTGTGTGGAACTCCAGGTAGAGTCCATGACATGATCAAGAGGAGAAGTCTGCGTACTCGAGCCATTAAATTACTATTCCTCGACGAATCTGATGAAATGTTAAGCAGATCATTCAAGGATCAGATTTACAATGTCTATAGATATCTTCCACCTGAACTACAAGTCTGCTTAATTTCCGCTACGCTTCCTCATGAAATCCTGGAGATGACGAGCAAGTTTATGACGGACCCTGTAAGGATCCTTGTCAAGCGTGATGAGTTGACTTTGGAGGGAATCAAGCAATTTTTCGTTTCGGTTGAAAGAGAAGAATGGAAATTTGATACGCTGTGCGATCTCTATGACACTCTTACAATTACACAAGCTGTTATTTTCTGCAACACAAAGCGAAAGGTGGATTGGCTGACAGAAAAGATGCGGAGTAATAACTTTACTGTATCTTCCATGCATGCAGACATGCCTCAAAAGGAAAGAGATGTCATTACCCAAGAGTTTCGTGCAGGAAATACTCGTGTCCTGATCACCACTGATGTTTGGGCTCGGGGCCTCGATGTTCAGCAG GTTTCCTTGGTTATCAACTATGATCTTCCAAACAATCGAGAGTTATACATTCATCGGATTGGTCGTTCTGGTCGTTTTGGGCGCAAG GGTGTGGCCATAAACTTTGTCAGAACCAATGATATCAAGATCTTAAGAGACATCGAGCAGTACTACAGTACCCAGATTGACGAAATGCCGATGAACGTTGGTGATTTGATATGA
- the LOC126582569 gene encoding uncharacterized protein LOC126582569 isoform X3: MDLDLEFFTLLADLKSRRDKLILMAGLNGSGKTTILNKIHSEGVSTEIVTPGFSVETVKHAYINIAAFDVGSENRIPPLYMQHFQNKKGLIFVVDSNDQNRVLEARDELHRMLQEDELKNVVVLVLANKQDLCNAMTAEELSKELDIKSLRINQWHISSTSAISGDGLLEALRKFFWAIDSMVPHVHVLICVDKDKDIRCSGEEIGKDEDEHKDFQSTIQEVFTQNDWVPTPSAVNPEFHFTCVSRLDYIMDCVQEACSCGLPVDLMVLDYEYIMEMGQDAFKAMKDEWHRAEFDGHVIGVTSRNENIDHQRIVPMPGVLLNLHFSVFSNKERVSVIFGHIFGNRYLSRASRFSRVM; encoded by the exons ATGGATCTCGATTTGGAATTTTTTACCCTTTTGGCAGACCTCAAATCACGGAGGGACAAGCTCATTTTGATGGCAGGTCTTAATGGTTCTGGCAAAACCACCATCTTGAACAAGATTCACTCTGAAGGAGTCTCTACTGAGATAGTCACACCCG GATTTAGTGTTGAGACGGTGAAACATGCCTATATTAACATTGCAGCGTTTGATGTTGGGAGTGAAAACAGG ATACCTCCACTGTACATGCAGCATTTCCAGAACAAGAAAGGTCTTATTTTTGTGGTAGATAGCAACGACCAGAACCGAGTGTTGGAGGCAAGGGATGAGTTACACAGGATGTTGCAGGAG GATGAACTCAAGAACGTTGTTGTGCTTGTACTAGCCAACAAGCAAGATCTTTGTAATGCAATGACTGCAGAAGAGTTGAGCAAAGAGCTGGATATTAAGTCTCTCAGAATTAATCAGTG GCATATTTCTAGTACTAGTGCAATCAGTGGGGATGGCTTGCTTGAGGCTTTGCGTAAATTTTTTTGGGCCATTGATTCCATG GTCCCTCATGTGCATgtgttaatttgtgttgataAAGATAAGGATATACGCTGCAGTGGTGAAGAAATAGGTAAAGACGAAGATGAACATAAAGACTTTCAGTCTACTATCCAGGAGGTCTTTACTCAAAATGATTGGGTGCCGACTCCATCCGCGGTTAATCCTGAATTTCACTTCACTTGTGTGAGTCGACTGGATTATATCATGGACTGTGTTCAGGAGGCTTGTAGCTGCGGTCTGCCGGTTGACTTGATGGTATTGGACTATGAATATATCATGGAAATGGGGCAAGATGCGTTCAAG GCAATGAAAGATGAATGGCATAGAGCTGAGTTTGACGGGCATGTTATAGGCGTGACTTCTAGAAATGAGAATATAGACCATCAGCGGATTGTTCCAATGCCCGGAGTGCTACTTAATTTACACTTCAGTGTGTTCAGCAATAAGGAGAGGGTTTCTGTCATATTCGGACATATTTTTGGCAACAGATACTTAAGTCGAGCCTCAAGGTTCAGCAG GGTCATGTAG
- the LOC126582569 gene encoding uncharacterized protein LOC126582569 isoform X2, which yields MDLDLEFFTLLADLKSRRDKLILMAGLNGSGKTTILNKIHSEGVSTEIVTPGFSVETVKHAYINIAAFDVGSENRIPPLYMQHFQNKKGLIFVVDSNDQNRVLEARDELHRMLQEDELKNVVVLVLANKQDLCNAMTAEELSKELDIKSLRINQWHISSTSAISGDGLLEALRKFFWAIDSMVPHVHVLICVDKDKDIRCSGEEIGKDEDEHKDFQSTIQEVFTQNDWVPTPSAVNPEFHFTCVSRLDYIMDCVQEACSCGLPVDLMVLDYEYIMEMGQDAFKAMKDEWHRAEFDGHVIGVTSRNENIDHQRIVPMPGVLLNLHFSVFSNKERVSVIFGHIFGNRYLSRASRFSRQAAFHC from the exons ATGGATCTCGATTTGGAATTTTTTACCCTTTTGGCAGACCTCAAATCACGGAGGGACAAGCTCATTTTGATGGCAGGTCTTAATGGTTCTGGCAAAACCACCATCTTGAACAAGATTCACTCTGAAGGAGTCTCTACTGAGATAGTCACACCCG GATTTAGTGTTGAGACGGTGAAACATGCCTATATTAACATTGCAGCGTTTGATGTTGGGAGTGAAAACAGG ATACCTCCACTGTACATGCAGCATTTCCAGAACAAGAAAGGTCTTATTTTTGTGGTAGATAGCAACGACCAGAACCGAGTGTTGGAGGCAAGGGATGAGTTACACAGGATGTTGCAGGAG GATGAACTCAAGAACGTTGTTGTGCTTGTACTAGCCAACAAGCAAGATCTTTGTAATGCAATGACTGCAGAAGAGTTGAGCAAAGAGCTGGATATTAAGTCTCTCAGAATTAATCAGTG GCATATTTCTAGTACTAGTGCAATCAGTGGGGATGGCTTGCTTGAGGCTTTGCGTAAATTTTTTTGGGCCATTGATTCCATG GTCCCTCATGTGCATgtgttaatttgtgttgataAAGATAAGGATATACGCTGCAGTGGTGAAGAAATAGGTAAAGACGAAGATGAACATAAAGACTTTCAGTCTACTATCCAGGAGGTCTTTACTCAAAATGATTGGGTGCCGACTCCATCCGCGGTTAATCCTGAATTTCACTTCACTTGTGTGAGTCGACTGGATTATATCATGGACTGTGTTCAGGAGGCTTGTAGCTGCGGTCTGCCGGTTGACTTGATGGTATTGGACTATGAATATATCATGGAAATGGGGCAAGATGCGTTCAAG GCAATGAAAGATGAATGGCATAGAGCTGAGTTTGACGGGCATGTTATAGGCGTGACTTCTAGAAATGAGAATATAGACCATCAGCGGATTGTTCCAATGCCCGGAGTGCTACTTAATTTACACTTCAGTGTGTTCAGCAATAAGGAGAGGGTTTCTGTCATATTCGGACATATTTTTGGCAACAGATACTTAAGTCGAGCCTCAAGGTTCAGCAGGCAAGCTGCCTTCCATTGTTAG
- the LOC126582569 gene encoding uncharacterized protein LOC126582569 isoform X1 yields MPLVLLVLGAMDLDLEFFTLLADLKSRRDKLILMAGLNGSGKTTILNKIHSEGVSTEIVTPGFSVETVKHAYINIAAFDVGSENRIPPLYMQHFQNKKGLIFVVDSNDQNRVLEARDELHRMLQEDELKNVVVLVLANKQDLCNAMTAEELSKELDIKSLRINQWHISSTSAISGDGLLEALRKFFWAIDSMVPHVHVLICVDKDKDIRCSGEEIGKDEDEHKDFQSTIQEVFTQNDWVPTPSAVNPEFHFTCVSRLDYIMDCVQEACSCGLPVDLMVLDYEYIMEMGQDAFKAMKDEWHRAEFDGHVIGVTSRNENIDHQRIVPMPGVLLNLHFSVFSNKERVSVIFGHIFGNRYLSRASRFSRQAAFHC; encoded by the exons ATGCCTCTGGTTCTACTTGTTTTAGGTGCTATGGATCTCGATTTGGAATTTTTTACCCTTTTGGCAGACCTCAAATCACGGAGGGACAAGCTCATTTTGATGGCAGGTCTTAATGGTTCTGGCAAAACCACCATCTTGAACAAGATTCACTCTGAAGGAGTCTCTACTGAGATAGTCACACCCG GATTTAGTGTTGAGACGGTGAAACATGCCTATATTAACATTGCAGCGTTTGATGTTGGGAGTGAAAACAGG ATACCTCCACTGTACATGCAGCATTTCCAGAACAAGAAAGGTCTTATTTTTGTGGTAGATAGCAACGACCAGAACCGAGTGTTGGAGGCAAGGGATGAGTTACACAGGATGTTGCAGGAG GATGAACTCAAGAACGTTGTTGTGCTTGTACTAGCCAACAAGCAAGATCTTTGTAATGCAATGACTGCAGAAGAGTTGAGCAAAGAGCTGGATATTAAGTCTCTCAGAATTAATCAGTG GCATATTTCTAGTACTAGTGCAATCAGTGGGGATGGCTTGCTTGAGGCTTTGCGTAAATTTTTTTGGGCCATTGATTCCATG GTCCCTCATGTGCATgtgttaatttgtgttgataAAGATAAGGATATACGCTGCAGTGGTGAAGAAATAGGTAAAGACGAAGATGAACATAAAGACTTTCAGTCTACTATCCAGGAGGTCTTTACTCAAAATGATTGGGTGCCGACTCCATCCGCGGTTAATCCTGAATTTCACTTCACTTGTGTGAGTCGACTGGATTATATCATGGACTGTGTTCAGGAGGCTTGTAGCTGCGGTCTGCCGGTTGACTTGATGGTATTGGACTATGAATATATCATGGAAATGGGGCAAGATGCGTTCAAG GCAATGAAAGATGAATGGCATAGAGCTGAGTTTGACGGGCATGTTATAGGCGTGACTTCTAGAAATGAGAATATAGACCATCAGCGGATTGTTCCAATGCCCGGAGTGCTACTTAATTTACACTTCAGTGTGTTCAGCAATAAGGAGAGGGTTTCTGTCATATTCGGACATATTTTTGGCAACAGATACTTAAGTCGAGCCTCAAGGTTCAGCAGGCAAGCTGCCTTCCATTGTTAG
- the LOC126582569 gene encoding uncharacterized protein LOC126582569 isoform X4, giving the protein MDLDLEFFTLLADLKSRRDKLILMAGLNGSGKTTILNKIHSEGVSTEIVTPGFSVETVKHAYINIAAFDVGSENRIPPLYMQHFQNKKGLIFVVDSNDQNRVLEARDELHRMLQEDELKNVVVLVLANKQDLCNAMTAEELSKELDIKSLRINQWHISSTSAISGDGLLEALRKFFWAIDSMVPHVHVLICVDKDKDIRCSGEEIGKDEDEHKDFQSTIQEVFTQNDWVPTPSAVNPEFHFTCVSRLDYIMDCVQEACSCGLPVDLMVLDYEYIMEMGQDAFKAMKDEWHRAEFDGHVIGVTSRNENIDHQRIVPMPGVLLNLHFSVFSNKERVSVIFGHIFGNRYLSRASRVM; this is encoded by the exons ATGGATCTCGATTTGGAATTTTTTACCCTTTTGGCAGACCTCAAATCACGGAGGGACAAGCTCATTTTGATGGCAGGTCTTAATGGTTCTGGCAAAACCACCATCTTGAACAAGATTCACTCTGAAGGAGTCTCTACTGAGATAGTCACACCCG GATTTAGTGTTGAGACGGTGAAACATGCCTATATTAACATTGCAGCGTTTGATGTTGGGAGTGAAAACAGG ATACCTCCACTGTACATGCAGCATTTCCAGAACAAGAAAGGTCTTATTTTTGTGGTAGATAGCAACGACCAGAACCGAGTGTTGGAGGCAAGGGATGAGTTACACAGGATGTTGCAGGAG GATGAACTCAAGAACGTTGTTGTGCTTGTACTAGCCAACAAGCAAGATCTTTGTAATGCAATGACTGCAGAAGAGTTGAGCAAAGAGCTGGATATTAAGTCTCTCAGAATTAATCAGTG GCATATTTCTAGTACTAGTGCAATCAGTGGGGATGGCTTGCTTGAGGCTTTGCGTAAATTTTTTTGGGCCATTGATTCCATG GTCCCTCATGTGCATgtgttaatttgtgttgataAAGATAAGGATATACGCTGCAGTGGTGAAGAAATAGGTAAAGACGAAGATGAACATAAAGACTTTCAGTCTACTATCCAGGAGGTCTTTACTCAAAATGATTGGGTGCCGACTCCATCCGCGGTTAATCCTGAATTTCACTTCACTTGTGTGAGTCGACTGGATTATATCATGGACTGTGTTCAGGAGGCTTGTAGCTGCGGTCTGCCGGTTGACTTGATGGTATTGGACTATGAATATATCATGGAAATGGGGCAAGATGCGTTCAAG GCAATGAAAGATGAATGGCATAGAGCTGAGTTTGACGGGCATGTTATAGGCGTGACTTCTAGAAATGAGAATATAGACCATCAGCGGATTGTTCCAATGCCCGGAGTGCTACTTAATTTACACTTCAGTGTGTTCAGCAATAAGGAGAGGGTTTCTGTCATATTCGGACATATTTTTGGCAACAGATACTTAAGTCGAGCCTCAAG GGTCATGTAG
- the LOC126582573 gene encoding NADH dehydrogenase [ubiquinone] iron-sulfur protein 1, mitochondrial-like has translation MKIKTDTPIAKKAREGVMEFLLMNHPLDCPICDQGGECDLQDQSMAFGSDRGRFTEVKRSVVDKNLGPLVKTVMTRCIQCTRCVRFATEVAGVQDLGMLGRGSGEEIGTYVEKLMTSELSGNVIDICPVGALTSKPFAFKARNWELKGTETIDVTDAVGSNIRIDSRGPEVLRIVPRLNEGG, from the exons ATGAAAATTAAGACCGATACACCAATAGCAAAGAAGGCTCGAGAAGGGGTGATGGAGTTTCTGCTGATGAATCATCCCTTGGATTGTCCAATTTGCGATCAGGGAGGAGAATGTGATCTGCAGGATCAGTCTATGGCATTTGGATCTGATCGCGGCCGTTTTACTGAGGTGAAGAGATCCGTAGTTGATAAGAATCTTGGTCCTTTGGTGAAGACTGTAATGACTCGGTGTATTCAATGTACAAG GTGTGTCAGATTTGCAACTGAGGTTGCGGGGGTTCAGGACCTTGGCATGTTAGGTCGTGGCAGCGGAGAGGAAATTGGGACTTATGTCGAAAAACTTATGACAAGTGAGCTTTCCGGAAATGTGATAGATATCTGTCCAGTGGGAGCCCTAACCTCAAAACCGTTTGCATTTAAAGCTCGAAATTGGGAATTAAAGGGAACAGAGACCATTGATGTTACTGATGCTGTTGGATCCAACATTCGAATTGATAGCCGAGGTCCAGAGGTCTTGCGCATCGTCCCACGATTAAATGAG GGTGGATAG